The Pseudosulfitobacter pseudonitzschiae genome includes a region encoding these proteins:
- a CDS encoding mechanosensitive ion channel domain-containing protein gives MRLILCFWLSVLLTVAAAPRHAQSQSLFTPSVSDPAPQDDPLAETLRKAREAGLSVIVVDAQGNLITPDAAEDPQAADDVPAPNPQGSTLMETQKRGAQFRSTLSERLDALPDSLNEVRYILRATSPDGRIMTYVELLLLGALLLFVGSQTMRQLIGPYVFQGFITGRMQDTPKGYREKMPFLVFRFLVGIASTLMSMAIAYVLGVLFFDPVTDISLQVTILAINATFLACRTVGDVWRMVLSPFLSQYRIPRFSDRDAKRLYRWAFYVGSLDICVVVFATWLKDFGLNYNVYAIVFGILSLTMALINVLLLTVNRSAISNAIRNGRSKIEVAWLLRIVSVWWLPVMVVYIIFGWLELAFDLVLETPTSIPLIAGAYGVLVTILVVYGVINYLIETYFERARQIEMMNAQTDPTFAQTTDDTGDETSEAEVDHPKPPFVPRHVMHTYEQLARRVSGILAFVAGSYALLLIWGNASDMVEGNIFGQSLLDIMVIIFIGYIIYHAFRIWIDRKIADEQGDEMEAELGDEGGGASSATRLATLLPLFRNVMLIVVVVTIVLIILLEVGVNVGPLFAGAGFVGVAIGFGSQSLVRDVFSGAFFLFDDAFRKGEYIDVGGVKGTVEKISVRSFQLRHHLGALHTIPFGEIQVMTNFSRDWVIMKLPLRVTYDTDVEKVRKLIKKLGIELLDDPVIGDNFIQPLKSQGVIQMEDSAMIIRVKFMTKPGDQWLVRKKVYEDIRALFEREGIRFAHREVTVRLADGKVSELDEEQRDAVTAAAQAVIEEDMHDVAQETGDDR, from the coding sequence AAGCGTTCTGCTGACAGTTGCGGCTGCCCCGCGACACGCCCAATCCCAAAGCCTGTTCACTCCCAGCGTCTCGGACCCTGCGCCGCAGGACGATCCATTGGCTGAAACCCTGCGCAAAGCCCGCGAGGCGGGCCTGAGCGTGATCGTCGTGGACGCCCAAGGTAACCTGATCACACCGGACGCAGCGGAAGACCCGCAAGCTGCTGATGATGTGCCAGCGCCAAACCCGCAAGGCTCTACGCTGATGGAAACGCAAAAGCGCGGGGCGCAGTTTCGCAGCACCCTGAGCGAGCGGTTGGATGCCCTTCCGGATTCCCTGAACGAGGTCCGCTATATCTTGCGTGCAACCAGCCCCGATGGCCGCATCATGACCTATGTCGAGCTGCTGTTGCTGGGTGCGCTTTTGCTGTTTGTCGGCAGTCAGACCATGCGGCAGTTGATCGGACCCTATGTGTTCCAAGGCTTTATCACCGGACGAATGCAGGACACCCCGAAAGGCTATCGCGAAAAAATGCCGTTTCTGGTGTTCCGCTTTCTGGTGGGCATTGCCAGCACTTTGATGTCGATGGCCATTGCCTATGTGCTGGGCGTTTTGTTCTTTGACCCCGTCACCGACATTTCGTTGCAGGTCACCATTCTGGCGATCAACGCGACCTTTCTGGCCTGCCGGACCGTGGGGGACGTGTGGCGCATGGTGCTGTCGCCGTTTCTGTCGCAATACCGCATCCCGCGCTTTTCCGACCGCGATGCCAAACGGTTGTACCGCTGGGCGTTCTACGTTGGGTCGCTGGATATTTGCGTCGTGGTCTTTGCCACATGGCTGAAAGACTTCGGGCTGAACTACAACGTCTATGCGATCGTTTTTGGCATTCTCAGCCTGACGATGGCGCTGATCAACGTCCTGTTGCTGACAGTAAACCGATCCGCGATTTCAAACGCCATCCGCAATGGGCGCAGCAAAATCGAAGTGGCTTGGCTGCTGCGCATCGTGTCGGTGTGGTGGCTGCCGGTGATGGTCGTTTATATCATCTTTGGCTGGCTGGAGCTGGCCTTTGATCTGGTGCTGGAAACGCCCACATCAATCCCGCTGATTGCGGGGGCTTATGGTGTGCTGGTCACGATTCTGGTGGTGTACGGTGTCATCAATTACCTGATCGAAACCTATTTCGAACGCGCGCGGCAGATCGAGATGATGAACGCGCAGACAGATCCCACATTTGCGCAGACAACAGACGACACTGGTGACGAAACATCCGAGGCAGAGGTGGACCACCCCAAGCCGCCGTTTGTGCCGCGCCATGTGATGCACACCTATGAACAGCTTGCGCGGCGGGTGTCGGGTATTCTGGCATTTGTAGCGGGCAGCTATGCGCTCTTGCTGATCTGGGGCAACGCCTCGGATATGGTCGAGGGCAACATATTTGGCCAGTCGCTGCTGGACATCATGGTGATTATCTTCATCGGCTACATCATCTATCACGCGTTCCGTATCTGGATCGACCGGAAGATTGCAGACGAACAGGGCGATGAAATGGAGGCCGAACTGGGCGACGAAGGTGGTGGTGCCAGCAGCGCCACCCGTCTGGCCACGCTGCTGCCACTGTTTCGCAACGTGATGCTGATTGTGGTGGTGGTGACGATTGTGCTGATCATCCTGCTGGAGGTTGGCGTCAACGTGGGCCCGCTGTTCGCCGGTGCGGGCTTTGTCGGGGTCGCCATCGGCTTTGGTAGCCAGTCGTTGGTTCGGGATGTGTTCTCGGGAGCGTTCTTTTTGTTCGATGACGCGTTCCGCAAGGGTGAATATATCGACGTGGGCGGCGTCAAAGGCACGGTCGAGAAAATCAGCGTGCGATCGTTCCAGCTGCGCCACCACTTGGGTGCGCTGCACACCATCCCGTTTGGTGAAATTCAGGTCATGACCAATTTTTCCCGCGATTGGGTGATCATGAAACTGCCCCTGCGCGTGACCTATGACACCGACGTGGAAAAGGTGCGCAAGCTGATCAAGAAACTGGGGATAGAGTTGCTGGACGATCCGGTGATCGGCGATAACTTCATCCAGCCGTTAAAGTCCCAAGGCGTGATCCAGATGGAAGACAGCGCGATGATCATCCGCGTTAAGTTCATGACCAAGCCGGGCGATCAGTGGCTGGTGCGCAAAAAGGTCTATGAAGACATCCGCGCGCTGTTCGAACGCGAAGGTATCCGCTTTGCCCACCGCGAGGTGACTGTGCGTCTGGCCGATGGCAAAGTGTCGGAGCTGGACGAAGAACAGCGCGATGCGGTGACTGCCGCGGCACAGGCTGTGATCGAAGAAGACATGCACGACGTTGCACAGGAGACAGGTGATGACCGATGA
- a CDS encoding DEAD/DEAH box helicase: MKQSLADALTQRGYETLTPVQEAVTDPALEGQDLLVSAQTGSGKTVGFGLALGKTLLGDSESFDPASAPLALVIAPTRELAMQVKRELAWLYEKAGVVMASCVGGMDMRDERRALDRGAHIVVATPGRLRDHIMRGSINLSAIRGVVLDEADEMLDLGFRDDLEYILGECPEDRRTLMFSATVPKSIAGLAQKYQRNAQRVTTLSGTSQHADIEYRAMSVANHDGESAIINTLRFFEAPNAIVFCNTRAMVNRITTRLSNRGFSVVALSGELTQAERSHALQAMRDGRARVCVATDVAARGIDLPNLDLVVHAELPSNHETLLHRSGRTGRAGRKGVSALIVTAKVRAKATRILKMAQLEATWCEAPGADAVRAEDEARLLADPMWYEPIAESEAGLVAKLVETYSAEQLATATVRVLAQRYTAPEDLSATSNEAPKPRAAFGPSVWFSVSGGRNQGVEVRRLLPILCKAGDVTKDDLGAIRISDDASFVEILQSSADGFAAALGSDMTVEGGLKLERLATPPAEANRPKPAYKPRDDRGPAKGGKPPYKGKDRDFGGERAPRPPRDDKPKKQWDDKPKKQWDDKPKAEPALTRAPETHTAPKSDKPAYKPAPKSDYKPKSDYSPDDKPARKGPPKSAGPVDWNDTSTPRRKKPKAGAKPTGPHSAHKKKPRSAMDTARADGAVTSPRGKARFGDTSGGTGGKPKGKGASAGGPSKGKPAGKRGFSGSGGSQPPRKPRG; this comes from the coding sequence TTGAAACAGAGCCTTGCCGATGCGCTGACCCAGCGCGGATATGAAACCCTCACGCCCGTACAGGAGGCCGTGACCGATCCGGCCCTTGAAGGGCAGGATTTGCTGGTCTCGGCCCAGACCGGATCGGGCAAAACCGTGGGCTTTGGCCTTGCGCTGGGCAAGACCCTGTTGGGCGACAGCGAAAGCTTTGATCCCGCAAGCGCACCGCTGGCACTGGTGATCGCACCAACCCGCGAGCTTGCGATGCAAGTGAAACGCGAACTGGCATGGCTGTATGAAAAAGCTGGTGTTGTCATGGCGTCTTGCGTTGGCGGCATGGACATGCGCGACGAACGTCGTGCGTTGGACCGCGGGGCGCATATTGTTGTCGCCACGCCTGGCCGTCTGCGCGATCACATCATGCGCGGCTCGATCAACCTGAGCGCTATTCGCGGCGTGGTGCTGGACGAAGCCGATGAAATGCTGGATCTTGGGTTCCGGGATGATCTGGAATATATTCTGGGCGAATGTCCCGAAGACCGCCGCACGCTGATGTTTTCGGCCACGGTGCCGAAATCCATTGCCGGTCTGGCGCAGAAATACCAGCGCAACGCGCAGCGGGTCACGACCCTTTCGGGCACTTCGCAACACGCAGACATTGAATATCGCGCTATGTCCGTGGCCAACCACGATGGCGAAAGTGCGATCATCAACACCCTGCGGTTTTTCGAGGCACCCAATGCCATCGTGTTCTGCAACACCCGTGCGATGGTCAACCGGATCACCACGCGTCTGTCGAACCGCGGCTTTTCGGTTGTTGCCCTGTCGGGCGAGCTGACGCAGGCCGAACGCTCGCACGCGCTGCAAGCGATGCGCGACGGGCGTGCGCGTGTCTGTGTGGCCACAGATGTGGCTGCCCGTGGCATCGACCTGCCCAACCTTGATCTGGTTGTGCACGCCGAACTGCCGTCGAATCATGAGACGCTGTTGCACCGTTCGGGCCGGACCGGTCGTGCGGGACGCAAGGGCGTCAGCGCGCTGATTGTCACCGCCAAGGTGCGCGCGAAAGCGACTCGCATCCTGAAAATGGCCCAGTTGGAAGCGACGTGGTGCGAAGCGCCGGGTGCTGACGCCGTGCGCGCCGAGGACGAGGCGCGTTTGCTGGCCGACCCCATGTGGTACGAACCCATCGCAGAGAGCGAAGCGGGGCTGGTTGCCAAACTGGTCGAAACCTATTCGGCAGAGCAATTGGCGACGGCCACCGTGCGGGTGCTGGCGCAACGCTATACCGCGCCCGAAGATTTGTCGGCCACCAGCAACGAAGCGCCGAAACCGCGCGCGGCCTTTGGCCCCAGCGTGTGGTTCTCTGTGTCTGGCGGGCGCAATCAGGGCGTCGAAGTGCGCCGCTTGCTGCCGATCCTGTGCAAGGCCGGTGACGTGACCAAGGATGATCTGGGTGCGATCCGTATTTCGGACGATGCGTCCTTTGTCGAGATTCTGCAGTCCAGCGCGGATGGTTTTGCCGCGGCTTTGGGCAGTGACATGACTGTCGAAGGTGGCCTGAAACTGGAACGTCTGGCGACACCGCCCGCCGAAGCCAACCGCCCCAAGCCCGCGTACAAGCCGCGTGATGATCGTGGCCCTGCCAAGGGTGGCAAGCCGCCCTACAAAGGCAAAGACCGCGATTTTGGCGGTGAACGCGCGCCGCGTCCGCCACGGGACGACAAGCCCAAAAAACAGTGGGACGACAAGCCGAAGAAGCAGTGGGATGACAAGCCCAAGGCCGAACCGGCGTTAACCCGCGCCCCCGAAACGCATACCGCGCCCAAGTCTGACAAGCCCGCGTATAAACCCGCGCCGAAATCGGACTATAAGCCGAAGTCGGACTATTCGCCCGATGACAAACCCGCCCGCAAAGGCCCACCAAAGTCCGCGGGTCCGGTGGATTGGAACGACACATCGACCCCGCGCCGCAAAAAGCCCAAGGCCGGTGCCAAGCCGACAGGCCCGCACAGCGCGCACAAGAAAAAGCCGCGCAGTGCGATGGATACGGCACGCGCTGACGGCGCTGTGACCAGTCCGCGCGGCAAGGCGCGCTTTGGCGACACCTCTGGTGGCACTGGCGGCAAACCCAAAGGCAAAGGCGCATCTGCGGGTGGGCCGTCCAAGGGCAAACCGGCTGGCAAACGCGGCTTTTCCGGTTCGGGTGGCAGCCAGCCACCCCGCAAACCGCGCGGCTAA
- a CDS encoding ABC transporter permease: MSMLPGNHYVDDAPYNPDVNLSEPDRKDMDAPAWLLVWRRFRRHKIGLLSGVFLLLSYLMLPFAGFIAPYTPNERSAENLYHPPQAIRWFHEGDLIGPYVYATSGQADLVNFRWQYEADTDTPMRLQMFCTGGEYNLMGFIPSDTHLFCAPEGATVFLFGSDRLGRDVFSRILYGAQLSLTVGIIGITVSFVLGIFFGSIAGYFGGKTDWIINRAIEILRSLPELPLWLALSAAVPSNWGPVAVFFIISVILGILDWPGLARAVRSKFLSLREEEYVRAAEMMGAKPGRVIRRHLLPNFMSHLIASATLSIPAMILGETALSFLGLGLRAPAVSWGVMLNDAQNLASIEIYPWTAIPMLPIIIVVLAFNFLGDGLRDSLDPYKS; this comes from the coding sequence ATGAGCATGTTGCCCGGCAATCACTACGTCGACGACGCCCCGTATAATCCGGACGTCAACCTGAGCGAACCGGACCGCAAAGACATGGACGCGCCTGCGTGGCTGCTGGTCTGGCGTCGGTTCCGGCGGCACAAGATCGGGTTGCTCTCGGGTGTTTTCCTACTGCTAAGCTATCTGATGCTGCCCTTTGCGGGCTTCATCGCGCCCTATACTCCGAACGAGCGCAGCGCCGAGAACCTGTACCACCCGCCGCAAGCGATCCGCTGGTTTCACGAGGGCGATCTTATCGGCCCCTATGTCTACGCCACCAGCGGTCAGGCTGATCTGGTCAACTTCCGCTGGCAATACGAAGCCGACACAGACACCCCCATGCGGTTGCAGATGTTTTGCACCGGCGGTGAATACAATTTGATGGGATTCATCCCCTCGGATACGCACCTGTTCTGCGCGCCCGAGGGGGCCACGGTGTTCCTGTTCGGATCGGACCGGCTGGGCCGCGATGTGTTCAGCCGTATTCTTTACGGCGCACAACTGTCGCTGACCGTGGGGATCATCGGCATCACCGTATCCTTTGTCTTGGGCATCTTCTTCGGGTCCATCGCCGGGTACTTTGGCGGCAAGACCGACTGGATCATCAACCGCGCCATCGAGATACTGCGCAGCCTGCCCGAACTGCCGCTGTGGCTGGCGCTGTCCGCTGCGGTGCCGTCAAACTGGGGGCCGGTGGCGGTGTTCTTTATCATCTCGGTCATCCTCGGCATTCTTGACTGGCCGGGGCTGGCGCGGGCGGTGCGATCCAAGTTCCTGAGCCTGCGCGAAGAGGAATATGTGCGCGCCGCCGAGATGATGGGCGCAAAGCCGGGGCGTGTGATCCGCAGGCATCTGTTGCCCAATTTCATGTCACACCTGATTGCCAGCGCCACGCTGTCAATTCCAGCAATGATCCTCGGGGAAACCGCACTGTCGTTTCTGGGGCTGGGTTTGCGAGCGCCTGCGGTCAGTTGGGGCGTCATGCTGAACGATGCGCAAAATCTGGCCAGCATCGAGATCTATCCGTGGACGGCGATCCCGATGCTGCCGATCATCATCGTGGTTCTGGCGTTCAACTTCCTAGGGGACGGGCTGCGTGACAGCCTCGACCCCTACAAGTCCTGA
- a CDS encoding ABC transporter permease, protein MMFLKYAGYRLLTMLLTLWVVSILVFAIINLPPGDYLSNQIAELRATGQAEGVAKAEFLRTEYALDRPLWMQYLIWIGAAPGPQGFSGMLQGDFGWSFEFDQPVSEIVGDALWLTVLVNLAAVLFVYVVALPLGVLAAAKSETWVDYTAAFVGYLGLATPNFLLALMLFYYGHKYMGLPIGGLMAPEFEGEPMSPAKVQSILIHLIVPTFVIGTSGAAAMMQRLRANMLDELSKPYVETAKAKGMAPARLLAKYPLRMAFNPFVADIGNLLPAMVSGSVLVSVVLGLQTIGPALLTALKSQDQFLAGFVLMFVALLTLIGTMISDLLLVLLDPRIRYGAREG, encoded by the coding sequence ATGATGTTTCTGAAATATGCGGGCTACCGTCTGCTGACCATGCTGCTGACGCTGTGGGTGGTGTCGATACTGGTCTTTGCGATCATCAACCTGCCCCCCGGTGACTACCTGTCGAACCAGATCGCCGAACTGCGCGCCACAGGTCAGGCCGAAGGTGTGGCCAAGGCCGAATTTCTGCGCACCGAATACGCACTGGATCGCCCCTTGTGGATGCAATACCTGATCTGGATCGGCGCCGCCCCCGGCCCGCAGGGCTTCAGCGGCATGTTGCAAGGCGATTTCGGCTGGTCCTTTGAGTTTGACCAACCAGTGTCCGAGATCGTGGGCGACGCGCTGTGGCTAACCGTGCTTGTCAATCTTGCGGCTGTTCTGTTTGTCTATGTGGTGGCCTTGCCACTCGGGGTGCTGGCGGCAGCGAAATCCGAAACATGGGTGGACTATACGGCGGCTTTTGTCGGCTATCTGGGACTGGCCACGCCCAACTTTTTGCTGGCGCTGATGCTGTTCTACTATGGTCACAAATATATGGGCCTACCCATCGGCGGATTGATGGCCCCCGAATTCGAGGGCGAACCGATGAGCCCCGCCAAGGTGCAGTCGATCCTGATCCACCTGATCGTGCCGACGTTCGTCATCGGCACCTCGGGCGCAGCGGCGATGATGCAGCGGTTGCGGGCGAATATGCTGGACGAACTCAGCAAACCCTACGTCGAAACCGCCAAGGCCAAGGGCATGGCCCCTGCCCGTCTGTTGGCGAAATACCCCCTGCGCATGGCGTTCAACCCTTTCGTAGCCGACATCGGCAACCTGCTGCCTGCGATGGTCTCGGGGTCGGTGCTGGTGTCGGTGGTGCTGGGGTTGCAAACCATCGGCCCCGCGCTGCTGACCGCGCTGAAGTCCCAAGACCAGTTTCTGGCCGGTTTCGTGCTGATGTTTGTCGCCTTGCTGACATTGATCGGCACCATGATTTCCGATCTGCTTTTGGTGCTGCTTGACCCGCGCATCCGCTACGGGGCGCGCGAAGGATGA
- a CDS encoding ABC transporter substrate-binding protein, protein MFNRLFPLLLAAAVALSCPLAAQTQSPHPVVQESTFWADEVARGLMPPATWRIPQEPLVVDLEAKGRSFGTQGGTLRTMISRSKDVRQMVVYGYARLVGYDHKYNLKPDILRDVTVEDGRRFTLHLREGHKWSDGSDFTSADFDYWWNHVANNPELSPNGPPDVMRVGRQLATMSFPDRLTVVVEWPVSNPEFLQQLAAARPPFIYRPSTYLKQFHVDFADPAILKTEIDKRRVRGWAALHNRIDNMYKFDNPALPTLQPWMSATATKSTRQLYVRNPYFHRIDARGVQLPYIDVVEMTVVGAGLVAAKSNAGETDLQARGLDFNDVAILKKGESDGANYHTLLWGNGAASQIAIYPNLNFADPVWREVIRDVRFRRALSMGIDRHMINRALYFGLGQEGGMAALAGSAFFSEANLHAWASYDPDAANALLDEMGLTERTPSGLRKLPDGRPMEFVIETAGERQEVENALAIITDTWREIGIKLVMRPLDRDILRNRVYAGVTMAAVWYGWDNGLPQPYTPPGYLAPTQQDFMAWPMWGQYYQTRGAAGEAVNMPQAKRLLVLSAQWTAAKDDATRSAIWREMLEIHASEQYGIGILAEAPQPVVVNNTLRNVPEAATWAWEPGAHFGVHRMDEFWFDLPTQTAQVSK, encoded by the coding sequence ATGTTTAACCGGCTGTTCCCCCTTTTGCTGGCCGCCGCCGTAGCCCTTTCCTGCCCGCTGGCCGCCCAAACGCAGTCACCGCACCCCGTTGTGCAGGAAAGCACCTTTTGGGCCGACGAGGTCGCGCGCGGTCTGATGCCCCCCGCCACGTGGCGCATCCCCCAAGAACCGCTTGTCGTCGACCTCGAGGCGAAAGGCCGCAGTTTTGGCACTCAGGGCGGCACCCTGCGCACCATGATCTCGCGGTCCAAGGATGTGCGGCAGATGGTGGTCTATGGCTATGCACGGCTGGTCGGCTATGACCATAAATACAACCTGAAACCCGACATCCTGCGCGATGTGACCGTCGAAGACGGCCGTCGCTTTACGCTGCATCTGCGCGAAGGACACAAATGGTCGGACGGGTCTGACTTTACCTCGGCGGATTTCGATTATTGGTGGAACCACGTCGCCAATAATCCCGAACTCAGCCCCAACGGCCCACCCGATGTGATGCGCGTGGGGCGTCAGCTGGCCACAATGAGCTTTCCCGACCGGCTGACCGTGGTGGTCGAATGGCCCGTATCCAACCCCGAGTTTCTACAACAACTGGCGGCGGCGCGGCCTCCATTTATCTACCGGCCTTCGACCTATCTCAAGCAATTCCATGTTGATTTTGCCGACCCTGCAATACTGAAAACAGAGATCGACAAACGTCGGGTGCGCGGCTGGGCAGCGCTGCACAACCGTATCGACAATATGTACAAATTCGACAATCCCGCACTTCCCACGCTGCAGCCGTGGATGAGTGCGACCGCCACCAAATCGACACGCCAACTTTACGTGCGCAACCCGTATTTTCACCGCATCGACGCGCGCGGGGTGCAGCTGCCCTATATCGACGTGGTGGAAATGACCGTGGTGGGTGCGGGTCTGGTCGCAGCAAAATCCAACGCGGGCGAGACCGACCTGCAAGCGCGTGGACTGGATTTCAACGATGTGGCGATCCTGAAAAAGGGCGAAAGCGATGGTGCGAATTATCATACGCTGCTCTGGGGCAACGGTGCTGCCAGCCAGATTGCGATTTACCCCAACCTGAATTTTGCCGATCCCGTCTGGCGCGAGGTGATCCGCGACGTGCGTTTTCGCCGCGCCCTGTCAATGGGCATCGACCGACACATGATCAACCGCGCACTTTATTTTGGATTGGGACAAGAGGGCGGCATGGCGGCACTTGCCGGAAGTGCATTCTTTAGCGAGGCAAACCTGCACGCCTGGGCCAGCTATGACCCCGACGCTGCCAACGCGTTGCTGGACGAAATGGGCCTGACCGAGCGCACCCCTTCCGGACTCCGCAAACTGCCCGATGGCCGACCGATGGAATTCGTGATCGAAACCGCAGGCGAACGCCAAGAGGTCGAAAACGCGCTGGCCATCATTACCGACACATGGCGCGAGATCGGGATCAAGCTGGTGATGCGCCCGCTGGACCGCGACATCCTGCGCAACCGCGTCTATGCGGGCGTGACAATGGCGGCGGTCTGGTACGGCTGGGACAACGGGCTGCCCCAACCCTATACGCCACCGGGCTATCTGGCCCCCACCCAACAGGACTTTATGGCCTGGCCAATGTGGGGCCAATACTACCAGACACGCGGTGCTGCTGGCGAAGCCGTCAACATGCCGCAGGCCAAACGGCTGTTGGTGTTGTCCGCGCAATGGACCGCCGCCAAAGATGACGCCACCCGCAGTGCCATCTGGCGCGAGATGTTGGAAATTCACGCCAGCGAACAATACGGCATCGGCATTCTGGCCGAAGCCCCCCAACCCGTCGTGGTCAACAACACCCTGCGCAACGTACCAGAGGCGGCCACATGGGCGTGGGAACCGGGGGCGCATTTCGGCGTACACCGGATGGATGAATTCTGGTTCGATCTGCCCACGCAGACCGCACAGGTGAGCAAATGA
- a CDS encoding ABC transporter ATP-binding protein, whose translation MTPLLDVADLSIGFGTAPPVVQGVSFCVMPGETLALVGESGSGKTLTCRSVLRILPASAQLRSGSIRFGHKGAVQDLLALPERQMRAIRGNHISMIFQEPMRSLSPLHRIGNQVSEVLKLHRSQSGAAARKQVLETFEQVGFADPMRVFRAYPFELSGGMRQRAMIAMAMVAKPDLLIADEPTTALDVTTQAQVLGLIKDLQHDTGMAVILVTHDLGVVANMAEKVVVMNKGMVMESGPAAAVLGAPKHGYTQKLFAAAPMIPQVAAPSAPMPQDDLILDMRHVNKTYEVRAGGWKAPIIVRACVDVNLSLPRGRTLAVVGESGSGKTTCARIALGAEQPDAGSQVMFRARGADAALPVHAMDRAQRTKFQRSAQMVFQDPYSSLSPRMRIQDALTEPMEIHGLGTRTDRRDKAAEMLRWVGLSPDMLGRFPHAFSGGQRQRLSIARALTLDPQLLVCDEPTSALDVSVQEQILTLLEEIQRRMGLSYLFISHDLAVVSRIADEVAVMRQGVIVEQAPPDTLFYSPQHPYTKALIAAQPEPDLSRPIDLALVAKGAGAPCSWPEMFRFDGTAAPALVEVNPGHQVRCHV comes from the coding sequence ATGACACCACTTCTTGATGTGGCAGACCTAAGCATCGGGTTCGGCACTGCGCCGCCCGTAGTGCAGGGCGTCAGTTTTTGCGTGATGCCCGGCGAAACTCTGGCACTGGTTGGAGAAAGCGGATCAGGCAAGACCCTGACCTGCCGGTCGGTGCTGCGCATCCTGCCCGCATCGGCGCAATTGCGCTCGGGCAGCATCCGCTTTGGCCACAAGGGAGCAGTGCAGGATCTGCTGGCCCTGCCCGAACGCCAGATGCGCGCCATTCGCGGCAACCACATCTCGATGATCTTTCAAGAACCCATGCGGTCGCTGTCGCCGTTGCACCGGATCGGCAATCAGGTCTCCGAAGTGTTGAAACTGCACAGGTCGCAATCGGGGGCGGCTGCGCGCAAACAGGTGCTTGAGACATTTGAGCAGGTGGGCTTTGCCGATCCCATGCGCGTCTTTCGCGCCTACCCCTTCGAATTGTCGGGCGGGATGCGACAGCGGGCGATGATCGCAATGGCAATGGTGGCCAAACCCGATCTGCTGATCGCGGACGAACCGACGACGGCGCTGGACGTGACCACACAAGCGCAAGTGCTGGGGCTGATCAAAGATTTGCAACACGACACCGGCATGGCTGTGATCCTTGTCACGCACGATCTGGGTGTGGTGGCCAACATGGCCGAAAAGGTCGTGGTGATGAACAAGGGCATGGTCATGGAAAGCGGCCCCGCAGCCGCAGTTCTGGGCGCGCCAAAACATGGCTATACGCAAAAGCTGTTTGCAGCAGCGCCGATGATCCCACAGGTGGCCGCCCCCTCTGCGCCGATGCCGCAAGACGACCTGATCCTTGACATGCGACACGTCAACAAAACCTACGAGGTGCGCGCTGGCGGCTGGAAGGCCCCCATAATTGTGCGCGCCTGCGTCGACGTGAACCTGTCGCTGCCCCGTGGCCGCACGCTGGCTGTGGTCGGTGAAAGCGGGTCGGGCAAGACGACCTGTGCCCGCATTGCCTTGGGGGCAGAGCAGCCCGACGCAGGCAGTCAGGTGATGTTTCGTGCCAGAGGCGCCGACGCAGCCCTGCCCGTGCATGCAATGGACCGCGCCCAGCGCACCAAATTCCAGCGGTCCGCGCAGATGGTGTTTCAGGATCCCTACTCGTCCCTCTCGCCCCGTATGCGTATTCAGGATGCGCTGACCGAGCCGATGGAAATTCACGGGCTTGGAACGCGCACCGACCGCCGCGACAAAGCCGCCGAAATGCTGCGCTGGGTTGGCCTGTCGCCCGATATGCTGGGGCGTTTTCCCCACGCCTTTTCCGGCGGCCAGCGCCAGCGCCTGTCGATCGCGCGCGCTCTGACGTTGGACCCGCAACTGCTGGTCTGTGACGAGCCGACCTCGGCGTTAGATGTATCGGTGCAAGAACAAATCCTGACCTTGCTTGAGGAGATCCAGCGGCGCATGGGGCTCAGCTACCTGTTTATCAGCCACGATCTGGCCGTGGTGTCGCGCATCGCGGACGAAGTTGCGGTGATGCGTCAAGGTGTGATTGTCGAACAGGCCCCGCCCGACACGCTGTTTTACAGCCCCCAACACCCCTATACCAAGGCGCTGATCGCGGCCCAGCCCGAACCCGACCTGTCACGTCCGATTGATCTGGCGCTGGTCGCCAAAGGGGCGGGCGCGCCGTGCTCGTGGCCCGAGATGTTCCGCTTTGACGGCACCGCAGCTCCTGCGCTGGTCGAAGTGAACCCAGGTCATCAGGTGCGCTGCCATGTTTAA
- a CDS encoding class I SAM-dependent methyltransferase, whose translation MSRLDIFIDRMVSQRAGLEHAAGLVAGMNGPAFELGLGNGRTYDHMRKVLAPRDIYVFERAVASHPDSTPPDDMLILGDVFETLPLALDRFGPVAALVHADLGGHNPAKNDAFARAISPYVQPLLAPGGVMVASDRMYFEGFEELPLPEGAVAERCFIYRAPR comes from the coding sequence TTGAGCCGACTGGATATATTTATCGACCGGATGGTGTCGCAACGCGCCGGTCTCGAACATGCGGCGGGATTGGTGGCAGGAATGAACGGCCCTGCGTTTGAGTTGGGGCTGGGCAACGGGCGCACCTATGATCACATGCGCAAAGTGCTGGCACCGCGCGATATTTATGTGTTTGAACGCGCAGTTGCGTCGCATCCCGACAGCACGCCGCCCGATGACATGCTGATTTTGGGCGATGTTTTCGAAACACTGCCGCTGGCGTTGGACCGGTTCGGCCCTGTGGCGGCGCTGGTACATGCCGATCTGGGCGGGCATAACCCTGCCAAGAACGACGCCTTTGCCCGCGCGATTTCGCCTTATGTGCAGCCGTTGCTGGCACCCGGCGGGGTGATGGTGGCCAGTGACCGGATGTATTTTGAAGGCTTCGAGGAACTGCCCCTGCCCGAGGGTGCTGTGGCAGAGCGCTGTTTCATCTACCGCGCACCACGCTAA